A stretch of the Dyella telluris genome encodes the following:
- the uvrB gene encoding excinuclease ABC subunit UvrB, which yields MTDRFELVSPYKPSGDQPDAIRVLSEGFESGLAAQTLLGVTGSGKTFTIANVIEKVQRPTIVLAPNKTLAAQLYGEFKEFFPHNAVEYFVSYYDYYQPEAYVAASDTFIEKDASINDHIEQMRLAATKALLSRKDSLIVATVSAIYGLGDPEDYLSLRLILAKGEHIDQRQLIRQLTELQYTRNEMELRRGTYRVRGEVIDVFPAESETEALRIELFDGEIENMALFDPLTGDTLRKVPRYTIYPRTHYASTRESVLNAIETIKVELKERLEQLYKDNKLVEAQRLDQRTRFDLEMMAEVGYCQGIENYSRHLTRRGAGEPPPTLFDYLPPDALLVVDESHVTIPQLGAMYKGDRSRKETLVEFGFRLPSAMDNRPLRFEEWEARAPRSIYVSATPRDYELQKSGDQIVELVVRPTGLIDPEVEVRPVRTQVDDLLGEVHKRVAMGDRVLVTTLTKRMAENLTEYLGEHGVKVRYLHSDIETVERVEIIRDLRLGEFDVLVGINLLREGLDMPEVSLVAILDADKEGFLRSTGSLIQTIGRAARNVRGKAILYADNITRSMQAAMDETARRREKQQAYNEAHGITPKSVVRRIADIMEGARSEAPGRGRGRRGERQGSAVAEKGGDYAALSADQASAMIKKLEAQMYKHAENLEFEEAARLRDQIHKLREKAG from the coding sequence ATGACTGACCGCTTCGAACTCGTCTCCCCCTACAAGCCCTCTGGCGACCAGCCAGATGCCATCCGCGTACTCAGTGAGGGCTTCGAGTCCGGCCTGGCCGCGCAGACGCTGCTGGGCGTCACTGGCTCGGGCAAGACCTTCACCATCGCCAACGTGATCGAGAAGGTGCAGCGGCCGACCATCGTGCTGGCGCCCAACAAGACGCTGGCGGCGCAGCTCTACGGCGAGTTCAAGGAGTTCTTCCCCCACAACGCGGTGGAGTACTTCGTCAGCTACTACGACTACTACCAGCCGGAAGCCTACGTCGCCGCGTCCGATACGTTCATCGAGAAAGACGCCTCGATCAACGATCACATCGAACAGATGCGACTGGCCGCCACCAAGGCGCTGCTGTCGCGCAAGGATTCGCTGATCGTCGCCACCGTGTCCGCGATCTACGGCCTCGGTGACCCGGAAGACTATCTGTCGCTGCGCCTTATCCTTGCCAAGGGCGAACACATCGACCAGCGCCAGCTGATTCGCCAGCTGACCGAGCTGCAGTACACCCGCAACGAGATGGAGCTGCGTCGCGGCACCTATCGCGTGCGCGGTGAAGTCATCGACGTGTTCCCGGCGGAGTCGGAGACCGAAGCGCTGCGCATCGAGCTGTTCGATGGCGAGATCGAGAACATGGCGCTGTTCGATCCGCTCACCGGTGACACCCTGCGCAAGGTGCCGCGCTACACCATCTATCCGCGCACGCACTACGCCAGTACGCGCGAAAGCGTGTTGAACGCCATCGAGACCATCAAGGTCGAGCTGAAGGAGCGTCTCGAGCAGCTCTACAAGGACAACAAGCTCGTCGAAGCGCAGCGCCTGGATCAGCGCACGCGTTTCGACCTGGAGATGATGGCCGAAGTGGGCTACTGCCAGGGCATCGAGAACTACTCGCGCCACCTCACCCGGCGTGGTGCCGGCGAGCCGCCGCCGACCCTGTTCGATTACCTGCCGCCGGACGCGCTGCTGGTCGTCGACGAATCGCACGTCACCATTCCGCAGCTGGGCGCCATGTACAAGGGCGACCGCTCGCGCAAGGAAACGCTGGTGGAGTTTGGTTTCCGCCTGCCGTCGGCGATGGACAACCGCCCGCTGCGTTTCGAGGAATGGGAGGCCCGTGCACCGCGTTCCATCTACGTGTCCGCCACGCCGCGCGACTACGAGCTGCAGAAGTCCGGCGACCAGATCGTGGAACTGGTGGTGCGTCCCACCGGCCTGATCGATCCGGAAGTGGAAGTACGCCCCGTGCGTACCCAGGTGGATGACCTGCTCGGCGAAGTGCACAAGCGCGTGGCGATGGGCGATCGCGTGCTGGTGACCACGCTCACCAAGCGCATGGCCGAGAACCTCACCGAATACCTCGGCGAGCACGGCGTGAAAGTGCGCTACCTGCACTCGGACATCGAGACGGTCGAGCGCGTGGAGATCATCCGCGACCTGCGCCTGGGCGAGTTCGACGTGCTGGTGGGCATCAACCTGCTGCGCGAAGGCCTGGACATGCCCGAGGTCTCGCTGGTGGCGATCCTGGATGCGGACAAGGAAGGCTTCCTGCGTTCCACCGGCTCGCTGATCCAGACCATTGGCCGCGCCGCGCGTAACGTGCGCGGCAAGGCCATCCTCTACGCCGACAACATCACGCGATCCATGCAGGCGGCGATGGACGAAACCGCGCGCCGCCGCGAGAAGCAGCAGGCCTATAACGAAGCCCACGGCATCACGCCCAAGTCCGTCGTGCGCCGCATCGCCGACATCATGGAAGGCGCGCGCAGCGAAGCCCCGGGCCGTGGCCGCGGCAGGCGCGGCGAACGCCAGGGTTCGGCCGTGGCGGAGAAGGGGGGCGACTACGCCGCCCTGAGCGCCGACCAGGCCTCCGCCATGATCAAGAAACTCGAAGCGCAGATGTACAAGCACGCCGAGAACCTGGAGTTCGAAGAGGCCGCCCGCCTGCGCGACCAGATCCACAAACTGCGCGAAAAGGCCGGCTGA
- a CDS encoding REP-associated tyrosine transposase, with the protein MVNYRRARMKGGTYFFTVALNDRRADTLVSHIGALRHALHLTQLRRPFRIDAMVVLPEHLHAIWSLPEGDADYSGRWRMCKSLFVRQLAKLGVRATADGTSLWQARFWEHLIRDEADFTAHVNYIHYNPVKHGHVRRVRDWPWSSFHLYVRDGRLPVDWASSGETTGQFGE; encoded by the coding sequence ATGGTCAATTATCGACGAGCGCGGATGAAGGGCGGCACGTATTTCTTCACGGTCGCATTGAATGACCGTCGCGCGGATACGCTGGTTTCGCACATTGGTGCGTTACGCCACGCATTGCACCTCACACAGTTGAGGCGACCGTTTCGTATCGATGCCATGGTGGTGCTTCCGGAGCATTTGCACGCGATCTGGTCGTTGCCGGAAGGGGACGCTGACTATTCAGGCCGATGGCGCATGTGCAAATCGCTGTTCGTGCGGCAACTGGCGAAGCTTGGCGTGAGGGCGACCGCTGATGGCACATCGTTATGGCAGGCCCGATTCTGGGAACACCTGATTCGCGATGAAGCAGATTTCACCGCGCACGTGAATTACATCCACTACAACCCGGTCAAGCACGGGCACGTCAGGCGGGTTCGCGACTGGCCGTGGTCTTCGTTCCATCTCTACGTGCGTGATGGACGATTGCCGGTGGATTGGGCCTCGTCGGGCGAGACCACCGGTCAGTTCGGCGAATGA
- a CDS encoding GspH/FimT family pseudopilin, with product MVSSDAGGGVGIQRTIQPCRAAGFTLIESIVVLVVASTLLCVAVPSLRHMMVRHRVATAQMDLLASLQDARALAITSGRRALLCPAANGQQCSNDTHWEKGWLVGSYRSDKASQLDGPPTRIHGGYPQLIITSTGGRTRIRFQPTSFSGGSTVTFTLCQRGYAQEALAIKVSNYGRIAGAKPSQDEAMQCASGG from the coding sequence ATGGTCTCCAGCGACGCAGGGGGCGGTGTGGGCATCCAGCGGACGATCCAGCCCTGTCGGGCGGCGGGTTTCACCCTGATCGAGAGCATCGTGGTGCTGGTGGTGGCGAGCACGCTGCTGTGCGTTGCTGTGCCGTCCTTGCGCCACATGATGGTGCGTCACCGGGTCGCCACGGCGCAGATGGATCTCCTGGCCTCACTTCAAGACGCGCGGGCACTGGCGATCACCAGCGGGCGCCGCGCCCTGCTCTGCCCCGCGGCCAATGGCCAGCAATGCAGCAACGACACGCACTGGGAGAAGGGCTGGTTGGTCGGAAGCTATCGCAGCGACAAGGCCAGCCAGTTGGACGGGCCACCCACGCGCATTCATGGCGGCTACCCTCAGCTCATCATCACCAGCACGGGCGGACGCACACGCATCCGCTTCCAGCCAACCAGTTTCAGCGGTGGCAGCACGGTGACTTTTACGCTCTGCCAGCGCGGCTACGCGCAAGAGGCCCTTGCCATCAAGGTTTCCAACTATGGCCGTATCGCTGGCGCCAAGCCCAGTCAGGACGAGGCCATGCAATGCGCCTCCGGCGGCTAG
- the ppnN gene encoding nucleotide 5'-monophosphate nucleosidase PpnN — translation MNDTQAGKAGRPATVSARISPAGGLDILSRNEVARLRDASGSGLHALLRRCALAVLTSGNMSDDPRSILEQFPDFDIQVLQQDRGIKIELTHAPAQAFVDGQIIRGINELLVAVVRDIVYVSTQMEQGNFDLDDSVGLTHAVFEILRNARILKAQIDPNLVVCWGGHSISRDEYEYTKQVGYQLGLRGMDICTGCGPGAMKGPMKGATIAHAKQRHRNNRYIGITEPGIIAAESPNPIVNHLVIMPDIEKRLEAFVRMGHGIIVFPGGVGTAEEILYMLGILLNPENAGVPFPLIFTGPKQSAAYFEQIDRFLRLTLGESVTQHYQIIVDDPAAVARAMVRGIDKVRNYRLDNKDAFFFNWALNIPYAFQLPFRPTHEAMGALAIHRDRPRHELAADLRRAFSGIVAGNVKEEGMRAIETKGPFLIDGDADIMASLDDLLKAFVAQDRMKLPGGTAYVPCYRVLTGKAA, via the coding sequence ATGAATGACACGCAAGCCGGCAAGGCCGGCCGACCCGCCACCGTGAGCGCGCGCATTTCGCCCGCCGGTGGCCTGGATATCCTGTCCCGCAACGAAGTGGCGCGCCTGCGCGACGCCAGCGGTTCGGGCCTGCACGCCTTGCTGCGCCGCTGCGCGCTGGCGGTGCTGACCTCGGGCAACATGAGCGACGATCCGCGCTCCATCCTCGAGCAGTTCCCCGATTTCGACATCCAGGTGCTGCAGCAGGATCGCGGCATCAAGATCGAGCTGACCCATGCACCGGCCCAGGCGTTCGTGGACGGCCAGATCATCCGCGGTATCAACGAGCTGCTCGTGGCCGTGGTGCGCGACATCGTCTACGTGTCCACGCAGATGGAGCAGGGCAACTTCGATCTGGACGACAGCGTGGGCCTGACCCATGCCGTGTTCGAGATCCTGCGCAACGCGCGCATCCTCAAGGCACAGATCGACCCGAACCTGGTGGTGTGCTGGGGCGGCCACTCGATCTCGCGCGACGAGTACGAATACACCAAGCAGGTGGGCTACCAGCTCGGCCTGCGCGGCATGGACATCTGCACGGGCTGCGGCCCGGGCGCGATGAAGGGCCCGATGAAGGGCGCCACCATCGCCCACGCCAAGCAGCGCCACCGCAACAACCGCTACATCGGCATCACCGAGCCGGGCATCATCGCGGCCGAATCACCGAACCCGATCGTGAACCACCTGGTGATCATGCCGGACATCGAGAAGCGCCTCGAAGCTTTCGTGCGCATGGGCCACGGCATCATCGTGTTCCCGGGTGGCGTGGGCACGGCCGAGGAAATCCTCTACATGCTCGGCATTCTGCTGAACCCGGAAAATGCCGGCGTGCCGTTCCCGCTGATCTTCACCGGCCCCAAGCAGTCGGCGGCCTATTTCGAGCAGATCGACCGCTTCCTGCGCCTGACCCTGGGCGAAAGCGTGACCCAGCACTACCAGATCATCGTGGACGATCCGGCGGCCGTGGCGCGCGCCATGGTTCGCGGCATCGACAAGGTGCGCAACTACCGCCTGGACAACAAGGACGCGTTCTTCTTCAACTGGGCGCTCAACATCCCGTACGCGTTCCAGCTGCCGTTCCGTCCCACGCACGAGGCCATGGGCGCCCTGGCGATCCACCGTGATCGTCCGCGCCACGAGCTGGCGGCCGACCTGCGTCGCGCGTTCTCCGGCATCGTGGCCGGCAACGTGAAGGAAGAGGGCATGCGCGCCATCGAGACCAAGGGCCCGTTCCTGATCGACGGCGACGCCGACATCATGGCGTCGCTGGACGACCTGCTGAAGGCCTTCGTGGCCCAGGACCGCATGAAGCTGCCCGGCGGCACGGCCTATGTGCCCTGCTATCGGGTGCTGACGGGCAAGGCGGCTTGA
- a CDS encoding nuclear transport factor 2 family protein, with protein sequence MKYLVSAFLFALSVVASGFHAHAAEVSNDEQAVRSMEQSWLKAASTGDKAAMKQMLDDQYVERTPNGSIRTKADVLSAPPLPASAMQEIQILRVEVSGDTAVVLGTNQYRTNPSATAINFMYMDVFQRRDGAWRVIASQMSQQPPG encoded by the coding sequence ATGAAATACCTTGTTTCCGCCTTTCTTTTCGCTCTCTCCGTCGTCGCGTCGGGCTTCCATGCCCACGCCGCTGAAGTATCCAACGATGAGCAGGCTGTCCGCTCGATGGAACAGTCCTGGCTGAAGGCCGCGTCGACCGGCGACAAAGCGGCGATGAAGCAGATGCTTGACGACCAGTATGTCGAGCGCACGCCCAACGGCAGTATCCGCACCAAGGCCGACGTGCTCTCTGCCCCGCCCTTGCCGGCAAGTGCCATGCAGGAAATTCAGATCCTGCGCGTCGAGGTGTCAGGCGACACCGCCGTGGTGCTCGGCACCAATCAGTATCGAACCAACCCCTCGGCGACGGCGATCAACTTCATGTACATGGACGTGTTCCAGCGACGCGACGGTGCATGGCGAGTGATTGCCTCGCAGATGTCGCAGCAGCCGCCGGGGTGA
- a CDS encoding FkbM family methyltransferase has translation MNASEMSQRMWNTRYGVMNAVAADNLTSRSLKQLGEWMEQELDLLSTFVEEGQTVVEFGADYGAHTLWLSRAVGAQGEVHTAEPRRLDFQQLCANLAINGLTNVHTLPVWLGRHASSAQLSDLVPDTSASANERVRVANIDSLGLEALHLLKVNQPGTLESVLGGADETVRKHRPVIYLRLGTVEQSIAEVKAIKELGYRCWSHLPYLFNKDNYADQTDNSFPGRISQNVIAAPIEGRLSFDHLQEI, from the coding sequence ATGAACGCCTCAGAAATGTCACAACGCATGTGGAACACCCGCTATGGCGTGATGAATGCCGTTGCCGCCGACAACCTCACCTCCCGCTCGCTCAAGCAGCTGGGCGAATGGATGGAACAGGAGCTGGATCTGCTCAGCACCTTTGTTGAAGAAGGCCAGACCGTGGTCGAGTTTGGCGCGGACTACGGCGCCCACACCTTGTGGCTGTCCCGTGCCGTGGGCGCGCAGGGCGAAGTGCACACCGCCGAACCGCGCCGACTGGACTTCCAGCAGCTGTGCGCCAACCTGGCCATCAACGGCCTGACCAACGTGCATACCTTGCCGGTATGGCTTGGCCGTCACGCCTCCTCGGCCCAGCTGTCGGACCTGGTGCCCGACACGAGCGCCAGCGCCAACGAGCGCGTACGCGTGGCCAACATCGACAGCCTGGGCCTGGAAGCCCTGCACCTGCTGAAGGTGAACCAGCCGGGCACGCTGGAAAGCGTACTGGGCGGCGCCGACGAAACCGTGCGCAAGCATCGCCCGGTGATCTACCTGCGCCTTGGCACGGTGGAGCAGTCCATCGCCGAAGTGAAGGCCATCAAGGAACTCGGCTACCGCTGCTGGTCGCACCTGCCCTACCTGTTCAACAAGGACAACTACGCCGACCAGACCGACAACAGCTTCCCGGGCCGCATCTCGCAGAACGTCATTGCGGCACCGATCGAAGGGCGGTTGTCGTTTGATCACCTGCAGGAGATTTGA